From Vigna unguiculata cultivar IT97K-499-35 chromosome 5, ASM411807v1, whole genome shotgun sequence, the proteins below share one genomic window:
- the LOC114185770 gene encoding putative leucine-rich repeat receptor-like protein kinase At2g19210 isoform X1 has protein sequence MAFKHLAPYAMSMSFFVIFLGCLLVQAQDQSGFISIDCGAPADTDYTEPKTGINYTSDANFIDTGESGTIIPETINTVYQRQMMNVRSFPKGKRNCYKISITRGSTYLIRTNFLYGNYDKLNKAPKFDIHLGVNRWYTVTIDNASTPQVNEIIHVPSLDYLHICLVNTGHGTPFISAIELRTLKNATYAPEFGSLEYYNRWDLGSKDSYRYNVDVYDRFWYSYGDNKDWKQINASIAADSFDQNDYRPPGIVMSTAVTPVNASAPLVISWEPQNPTEQYYVYMHFFEIEVLGKNQTREFNITQNGRPWYQNLSPLPQSINTIYSRAGISGEKIEYSLEKAKSSSLPPILNAIEIYRVINFQQTDTHQGDVDAIASIKSVYGVKRDWQGDPCAPVAYLWDGLNCSYLGNKNPRITTLNLSSSELSGTIDPTISNLIMLEQLDLSNNNLYGQVPDFLSRLQHLKMINFENNNLTGSIPEALVKKSKEGFLSLRVGQNPYLCESGQCNKKRKEKKNIVIPLLSTVCGVLILLMTVAAVLWTLERRKPRASTVDQREITEQDDSLHQLKKQIYSYSDVVRITNEFSTIVGKGGFGTVYLGYIGDTPVAVKMLSPSSVHGYRQFQAEVKILMRVHHTNLTSLVGYCNDGDYKGLIYEYMANGDLKQHLSGKHGKSKFLSWEDRLRIAVDAALGEEVNLKSCVLSNCELPFSPLKMFTMNLISGLEYLQTGCKPPIIHRDIKSTNILLDEKFQAKLSDFGLSKIIPIDGGTHVSTVVAGTPGYLDPEYYISNRLTQKSDVYSFGVVLLEIITYQPVIAMNEERSHITERVRSLIEKGDIKAIVDSRLEGDFDINSAWKVVEIAMACVSFNPSERPMVRMIVSELRETLATELARTQLIDAHLTTDSIEPMAMNLDTEFTPLAR, from the exons ATGGCATTCAAACATTTGGCACCCTACGCAATGTCGATGAGTTTCTTCGTTATTTTTCTAGGTTGTCTACTTGTTCAAGCCCAGGATCAATCAG gATTTATCAGCATAGATTGCGGAGCTCCAGCAGACACGGACTACACTGAGCCAAAAACAGGCATCAATTACACATCAGATGCCAATTTCATAGACACGGGTGAAAGTGGGACAATAATACCTGAAACCATCAACACTGTCTATCAACGACAGATGATGAATGTGAGAAGCTTCCCCAAAGGAAAAAGGAACTGCTACAAAATAAGCATCACAAGAGGTTCCACTTATCTCATCCGCACCAATTTTTTGTATGGAAATTACGATAAGCTGAATAAGGCACCAAAGTTTGATATTCATCTCGGGGTTAACCGCTGGTATACAGTGACTATAGACAATGCATCCACTCCTCAAGTCAATGAGATCATACATGTACCTTCACTGGATTATCTGCATATCTGTCTCGTTAACACAGGCCATGGCACACCCTTTATATCAGCTATAGAATTAAGGACTTTGAAAAATGCAACTTACGCCCCTGAATTTGGATCATTGGAATATTACAACCGGTGGGATTTAGGTTCAAAGGACAGCTACAG GTACAATGTTGATGTTTACGACCGTTTCTGGTATAGCTATGGCGACAACAAGGATTGGAAACAAATAAATGCTTCTATTGCTGCTGATTCTTTTGATCAGAATGATTACAGACCGCCAGGAATTGTCATGAGTACCGCAGTTACACCAGTAAATGCGAGTGCCCCTTTGGTAATAAGCTGGGAGCCACAAAATCCAACTGAACAATACTATGTTTACATGCACTTCTTCGAGATCGAAGTGCTAGGGAAGAATCAGACAAGAGAATTCAACATCACCCAGAATGGAAGGCCATGGTATCAAAATTTGTCTCCGTTGCCCCAGAGTATCAACACTATATATAGCAGAGCAGGCATCAGTGgggaaaaaattgaatattcaCTTGAGAAAGCCAAGAGTTCAAGCCTTCCTCCCATCTTAAATGCCATTGAAATTTACAGAGTGATAAACTTCCAGCAGACAGATACACACCAAGGAGATG TTGATGCGATTGCAAGCATCAAGTCAGTTTATGGAGTGAAAAGAGATTGGCAAGGTGATCCATGCGCCCCTGTAGCCTACTTGTGGGATGGTCTCAATTGTAGTTATCTAGGCAATAAGAACCCAAGAATCACAACTTT GAATTTATCTTCAAGTGAATTGTCCGGAACAATAGATCCTACGATTTCAAATCTCATCATGTTGGAGCAGTT GGATTTATCCAACAATAACTTATACGGCCAAGTTCCTGATTTTCTATCTAGATTACAACACTTGAAGATGAT AAACTTTGAGAACAACAACCTCACTGGTTCAATTCCCGAGGCACTAGTTAAAAAATCTAAGGAAGGTTTCCTGTCACTAAG GGTGGGCCAAAATCCATATCTATGTGAATCCGGTCAATGCAACAAGAAGAGGAAGGAAAAGAAGAATATTGTTATTCCCTTATTATCAACCGTTTGTGGGGTTTTGATCCTTCTGATGACTGTGGCAGCTGTATTGTGGACTCTTGAAAGGAGAAAACCCAGAG CTTCGACCGTAGATCAACGTGAGATCACAGAACAAGATGATTCGTTACATCAACTCAAAAAACAGATATATTCATACTCTGATGTAGTTAGAATCACCAACGAATTCAGTACAATTGTTGGTAAAGGTGGGTTTGGAACAGTTTATCTGGGTTATATTGGTGACACTCCCGTGGCAGTGAAAATGCTGTCTCCATCTTCAGTTCATGGTTATCGACAGTTTCAAGCAGAA GTTAAAATTCTAATGAGGGTTCATCATACAAATCTCACCTCCCTTGTTGGATATTGTAATGACGGAGATTATAAGGGTCTCATATATGAGTACATGGCTAACGGAGACTTAAAACAACATCTTTCTG GTAAACACGGCAAATCAAAATTCTTGAGCTGGGAAGACAGGCTTCGTATAGCAGTGGATGCAGCTCTAGGTGAGGAAGTAAACTTGAAATCATGTGTTTTGTCAAATTGTGAACTCCCTTTTTCCCCTCTCAAAATGTTTACAATGAATCTAATATCAGGATTGGAGTATCTTCAAACTGGTTGCAAGCCTCCTATAATCCACAGAGACATAAAATCTACAAACATCTTGTTGGATGAAAAGTTCCAAGCAAAATTATCAGATTTTGGTCTATCCAAAATTATCCCAATTGATGGGGGAACTCATGTGTCAACTGTTGTTGCTGGTACTCCCGGTTATCTAGACCCAGA GTACTACATATCCAATAGATTAACACAGAAAAGTGATGTTTATAGCTTTGGAGTTGTTCTTTTGGAAATCATCACTTATCAGCCAGTAATAGCAATGAATGAAGAAAGGAGTCACATCACTGAACGGGTGAGATCACTGATCGAAAAAGGGGATATCAAGGCGATTGTTGACTCAAGGTTAGAAGGAGATTTTGACATTAATTCAGCTTGGAAAGTCGTAGAAATAGCAATGGCATGTGTTTCTTTTAATCCTAGTGAAAGGCCAATGGTGAGGATGATAGTGAGTGAACTAAGGGAGACTTTAGCAACAGAATTAGCTCGAACACAACTCATTGATGCCCATCTTACAACAGATTCTATTGAACCGATGGCCATGAATCTGGACACTGAATTCACTCCTCTGGCGAGGTAA
- the LOC114185770 gene encoding putative leucine-rich repeat receptor-like protein kinase At2g19210 isoform X2, with protein MAFKHLAPYAMSMSFFVIFLGCLLVQAQDQSGFISIDCGAPADTDYTEPKTGINYTSDANFIDTGESGTIIPETINTVYQRQMMNVRSFPKGKRNCYKISITRGSTYLIRTNFLYGNYDKLNKAPKFDIHLGVNRWYTVTIDNASTPQVNEIIHVPSLDYLHICLVNTGHGTPFISAIELRTLKNATYAPEFGSLEYYNRWDLGSKDSYRYNVDVYDRFWYSYGDNKDWKQINASIAADSFDQNDYRPPGIVMSTAVTPVNASAPLVISWEPQNPTEQYYVYMHFFEIEVLGKNQTREFNITQNGRPWYQNLSPLPQSINTIYSRAGISGEKIEYSLEKAKSSSLPPILNAIEIYRVINFQQTDTHQGDVDAIASIKSVYGVKRDWQGDPCAPVAYLWDGLNCSYLGNKNPRITTLNLSSSELSGTIDPTISNLIMLEQLDLSNNNLYGQVPDFLSRLQHLKMINFENNNLTGSIPEALVKKSKEGFLSLRVGQNPYLCESGQCNKKRKEKKNIVIPLLSTVCGVLILLMTVAAVLWTLERRKPRASTVDQREITEQDDSLHQLKKQIYSYSDVVRITNEFSTIVGKGGFGTVYLGYIGDTPVAVKMLSPSSVHGYRQFQAEVKILMRVHHTNLTSLVGYCNDGDYKGLIYEYMANGDLKQHLSGKHGKSKFLSWEDRLRIAVDAALGLEYLQTGCKPPIIHRDIKSTNILLDEKFQAKLSDFGLSKIIPIDGGTHVSTVVAGTPGYLDPEYYISNRLTQKSDVYSFGVVLLEIITYQPVIAMNEERSHITERVRSLIEKGDIKAIVDSRLEGDFDINSAWKVVEIAMACVSFNPSERPMVRMIVSELRETLATELARTQLIDAHLTTDSIEPMAMNLDTEFTPLAR; from the exons ATGGCATTCAAACATTTGGCACCCTACGCAATGTCGATGAGTTTCTTCGTTATTTTTCTAGGTTGTCTACTTGTTCAAGCCCAGGATCAATCAG gATTTATCAGCATAGATTGCGGAGCTCCAGCAGACACGGACTACACTGAGCCAAAAACAGGCATCAATTACACATCAGATGCCAATTTCATAGACACGGGTGAAAGTGGGACAATAATACCTGAAACCATCAACACTGTCTATCAACGACAGATGATGAATGTGAGAAGCTTCCCCAAAGGAAAAAGGAACTGCTACAAAATAAGCATCACAAGAGGTTCCACTTATCTCATCCGCACCAATTTTTTGTATGGAAATTACGATAAGCTGAATAAGGCACCAAAGTTTGATATTCATCTCGGGGTTAACCGCTGGTATACAGTGACTATAGACAATGCATCCACTCCTCAAGTCAATGAGATCATACATGTACCTTCACTGGATTATCTGCATATCTGTCTCGTTAACACAGGCCATGGCACACCCTTTATATCAGCTATAGAATTAAGGACTTTGAAAAATGCAACTTACGCCCCTGAATTTGGATCATTGGAATATTACAACCGGTGGGATTTAGGTTCAAAGGACAGCTACAG GTACAATGTTGATGTTTACGACCGTTTCTGGTATAGCTATGGCGACAACAAGGATTGGAAACAAATAAATGCTTCTATTGCTGCTGATTCTTTTGATCAGAATGATTACAGACCGCCAGGAATTGTCATGAGTACCGCAGTTACACCAGTAAATGCGAGTGCCCCTTTGGTAATAAGCTGGGAGCCACAAAATCCAACTGAACAATACTATGTTTACATGCACTTCTTCGAGATCGAAGTGCTAGGGAAGAATCAGACAAGAGAATTCAACATCACCCAGAATGGAAGGCCATGGTATCAAAATTTGTCTCCGTTGCCCCAGAGTATCAACACTATATATAGCAGAGCAGGCATCAGTGgggaaaaaattgaatattcaCTTGAGAAAGCCAAGAGTTCAAGCCTTCCTCCCATCTTAAATGCCATTGAAATTTACAGAGTGATAAACTTCCAGCAGACAGATACACACCAAGGAGATG TTGATGCGATTGCAAGCATCAAGTCAGTTTATGGAGTGAAAAGAGATTGGCAAGGTGATCCATGCGCCCCTGTAGCCTACTTGTGGGATGGTCTCAATTGTAGTTATCTAGGCAATAAGAACCCAAGAATCACAACTTT GAATTTATCTTCAAGTGAATTGTCCGGAACAATAGATCCTACGATTTCAAATCTCATCATGTTGGAGCAGTT GGATTTATCCAACAATAACTTATACGGCCAAGTTCCTGATTTTCTATCTAGATTACAACACTTGAAGATGAT AAACTTTGAGAACAACAACCTCACTGGTTCAATTCCCGAGGCACTAGTTAAAAAATCTAAGGAAGGTTTCCTGTCACTAAG GGTGGGCCAAAATCCATATCTATGTGAATCCGGTCAATGCAACAAGAAGAGGAAGGAAAAGAAGAATATTGTTATTCCCTTATTATCAACCGTTTGTGGGGTTTTGATCCTTCTGATGACTGTGGCAGCTGTATTGTGGACTCTTGAAAGGAGAAAACCCAGAG CTTCGACCGTAGATCAACGTGAGATCACAGAACAAGATGATTCGTTACATCAACTCAAAAAACAGATATATTCATACTCTGATGTAGTTAGAATCACCAACGAATTCAGTACAATTGTTGGTAAAGGTGGGTTTGGAACAGTTTATCTGGGTTATATTGGTGACACTCCCGTGGCAGTGAAAATGCTGTCTCCATCTTCAGTTCATGGTTATCGACAGTTTCAAGCAGAA GTTAAAATTCTAATGAGGGTTCATCATACAAATCTCACCTCCCTTGTTGGATATTGTAATGACGGAGATTATAAGGGTCTCATATATGAGTACATGGCTAACGGAGACTTAAAACAACATCTTTCTG GTAAACACGGCAAATCAAAATTCTTGAGCTGGGAAGACAGGCTTCGTATAGCAGTGGATGCAGCTCTAG GATTGGAGTATCTTCAAACTGGTTGCAAGCCTCCTATAATCCACAGAGACATAAAATCTACAAACATCTTGTTGGATGAAAAGTTCCAAGCAAAATTATCAGATTTTGGTCTATCCAAAATTATCCCAATTGATGGGGGAACTCATGTGTCAACTGTTGTTGCTGGTACTCCCGGTTATCTAGACCCAGA GTACTACATATCCAATAGATTAACACAGAAAAGTGATGTTTATAGCTTTGGAGTTGTTCTTTTGGAAATCATCACTTATCAGCCAGTAATAGCAATGAATGAAGAAAGGAGTCACATCACTGAACGGGTGAGATCACTGATCGAAAAAGGGGATATCAAGGCGATTGTTGACTCAAGGTTAGAAGGAGATTTTGACATTAATTCAGCTTGGAAAGTCGTAGAAATAGCAATGGCATGTGTTTCTTTTAATCCTAGTGAAAGGCCAATGGTGAGGATGATAGTGAGTGAACTAAGGGAGACTTTAGCAACAGAATTAGCTCGAACACAACTCATTGATGCCCATCTTACAACAGATTCTATTGAACCGATGGCCATGAATCTGGACACTGAATTCACTCCTCTGGCGAGGTAA
- the LOC114186342 gene encoding LRR receptor-like serine/threonine-protein kinase IOS1: MQFDVLGFISLDCGAEAGVNYTEPSLGITYVSDANFINTGVSGKIASNATSTYIERPLLRLRSFPEGKRNCYKIKVTGGNKYLIRTVFLYGNYDGLNISPQFDLLLGPNHLDTVIIDNASSNKIKEIIHIPSLDFVQICLVNTGHGTPFITTIEFRTLKNDTYVTTSGSLETYLRCDLGSDIMYRYPVDAYDRYWFTCMGENWKQLNASIPDDSFNKSDLYQPGSIIMSTAVASGDDSTPLLISWYSEHETDQFYVYMHFTEIQVLPTNQTRQFNITRNGELRVPNFSPRYLAVDTLYTSSAISGKQIKYSLERTENSTLPPIVSAIELYRVIDLQKPQTFQGDVEAIASIKSVYGVKRDWEGDPCAPVDYLWDGLICTYDNDFPRITALNLSSSGLSGKIHPSISNLTMLEKLDLSNNCLNGEVPDFLSQLQHLKILNLEKNNLSSSIPSALLQKSREGSLSLSVGQNPYPCESGQFNEKKKKNTLIPIVASTSGALIILIAVGILWILKRKKSKVEKFTDAVAVNHQSENSQQSTEMDGLFLQRKSQMYSYYDVLQITNNFNRIIGKGGFGTVYLGFIDDTPVAVKMLSPSAVLGYQQFQTEVKLLIRVHHKNLTSLIGYCNEGTNKGLIYEYMAKGNLREHLSGKHNESPLLRWKDRLRVAVDAALGLEYLQNGCKPPIIHRDVKSTNILLDEHFQAKLSDFGLSKVVPDDGRSHVSTVIAGTLGYLDPHYHSSNRLTQKSDVYSFGVVLLEIITNQAVMAGNEETGHISERVNSMISRGDIRAIVDPSLEGNFDINSAWKAVEIAMACVSPNPNERPTMSVVVIELQEALATELGRTNHDSGADSMYSVASLSVEVDTEFMPLAR; encoded by the exons ATGCAATTTGATGTTTTAGGATTCATCAGCTTAGATTGCGGAGCTGAAGCAGGTGTGAACTATACTGAGCCATCACTAGGCATAACTTATGTTTCGGATGCAAATTTCATAAACACTGGTGTGAGTGGGAAAATAGCATCTAATGCGACCAGCACATACATTGAACGACCACTGCTGAGGCTGAGAAGCTTTCCGGAAGGGAAAAGGAACTGCTACAAAATAAAAGTCACAGGAGGCAACAAGTATCTCATACGCACAGTTTTTCTGTATGGAAATTATGATGGCCTAAATATCTCACCACAGTTTGATCTTCTTCTGGGTCCTAACCACTTGGATACAGTCATTATAGACAATGCATCCAGTAACAAAATCAAGGAGATCATACATATACCTTCACTGGATTTTGTACAAATCTGTCTGGTTAACACAGGCCATGGCACACCATTTATAACAACTATAGAATTCAGGACTTTGAAAAATGATACATACGTGACTACATCGGGATCACTGGAAACTTACTTGCGCTGCGATTTGGGTTCAGACATAATGTACAG GTACCCGGTTGATGCTTATGATCGCTACTGGTTCACCTGTATGGGCGAGAATTGGAAACAACTAAATGCTTCGATTCCTGATGATTCTTTCAATAAGAGCGATCTTTACCAACCGGGATCTATTATCATGAGCACCGCAGTTGCGTCAGGAGATGATAGTACTCCATTGCTAATAAGCTGGTATTCAGAACATGAAACTGACCAATTCTATGTGTACATGCACTTTACGGAAATTCAAGTGTTACCCACCAATCAGACAAGACAATTCAACATCACTAGGAACGGTGAATTAAGGGTTCCGAATTTTTCTCCGCGGTACCTTGCCGTCGACACTTTATATACCTCGTCAGCCATCAGTGGGAAACAGATTAAATATTCCCTGGAGAGGACTGAAAATTCAACCCTGCCTCCCATCGTCAGTGCCATTGAACTTTACAGAGTAATAGATTTACAGAAACCACAAACATTCCAAGGAGatg TTGAAGCTATTGCAAGCATCAAGTCAGTTTATGGAGTGAAAAGGGATTGGGAAGGTGATCCATGCGCCCCAGTAGACTACTTGTGGGATGGTCTCATCTGTACTTATGACAACGACTTCCCGAGAATCACAGCTTT GAATCTATCTTCGAGTGGATTGTCAGGAAAGATACACCCTTCAATCTCAAACCTCACCATGTTGGAGAAGtt GGATTTATCTAACAATTGCTTAAATGGTGAAGTTCCTGATTTCCTGTCTCAGTTACAACACTTGAAGATCTT AAACTTAGAGAAGAATAACCTCTCCAGTTCAATTCCATCTGCACTTCTTCAAAAATCACGCGAAGGTTCTCTCTCACTGAG TGTGGGTCAAAATCCATATCCATGTGAATCTGGCCAATTCAacgagaagaaaaagaaaaacactctTATACCCATAGTAGCCTCGACTAGTGGGGCTTTAATCATTCTAATAGCAGTTGGAATATTGTGGATccttaaaaggaaaaaatcaaaAG TTGAAAAATTTACAGATGCGGTGGCAGTAAATCATCAGAGTGAGAATTCACAGCAATCCACAGAAATGGATGGTTTGTTCCTGCAACGAAAAAGTCAAATGTATTCATACTATGATGTCCTTCAAATCACTAACAATTTCAATAGAATTATTGGTAAAGGAGGATTTGGAACAGTTTACCTTGGCTTTATCGATGACACTCCAGTTGCGGTGAAAATGCTTTCCCCATCAGCAGTTCTTGGTTATCAACAATTTCAAACAGAG GTTAAACTTCTAATCAGAGTTCATCACAAAaatttgacatccctaattggTTACTGTAACGAAGGAACCAATAAGGGCCTCATATATGAGTACATGGCTAAAGGGAACTTACGAGAACATCTCTCAG GTAAACACAACGAATCACCATTATTGAGGTGGAAGGACAGACTTCGTGTAGCAGTGGATGCAGCCTTAG GATTGGAATATCTGCAAAATGGTTGCAAGCCTCCTATAATCCACAGAGATGTAAAATCTACGAATATCTTGTTGGATGAACATTTCCAAGCAAAGTTATCTGATTTCGGTCTATCCAAAGTTGTCCCGGATGATGGGAGATCTCATGTGTCAACTGTTATTGCTGGTACTCTTGGTTATCTGGACCCTCA CTACCACTCTTCCAATAGATTAACGCAGAAAAGTGATGTTTATAGCTTTGGAGTTGTTCTTTTGGAAATAATCACGAATCAAGCAGTAATGGCAGGGAATGAAGAAACGGGTCACATAAGTGAACGAGTTAACTCCATGATATCAAGAGGGGATATCAGGGCCATAGTTGATCCAAGCTTAGAAGGAAATTTTGACATAAACTCAGCATGGAAAGCCGTAGAAATAGCAATGGCTTGTGTTTCTCCAAATCCTAATGAAAGGCCAACGATGAGTGTGGTAGTGATTGAACTACAGGAGGCTTTAGCGACGGAATTAGGTAGAACAAACCATGATAGTGGTGCTGATTCCATGTATTCAGTTGCATCGCTCAGTGTGGAGGTAGACACAGAATTCATGCCCTTGGCCAGGTGA